One window of Methanothermobacter tenebrarum genomic DNA carries:
- a CDS encoding methyl-coenzyme M reductase family protein, with protein MYKIILFSGGPYRFEEFEEYVEDIGGLVLKKDRFNVSRGEYFLAEEVKALTIIPEEEEEQLKTLVTGIKGFIQELSFDEDQERRILLCILLHDSLTRNPQWMGEEEIEEKLICPCEIKFCENSPECFSDLSRVLDAMVEMELLEKRDNKGATEYRKKIIH; from the coding sequence ATGTATAAGATAATATTATTCAGCGGAGGCCCCTACAGGTTCGAGGAATTCGAAGAATATGTTGAGGACATTGGAGGTTTAGTGCTTAAAAAGGATCGTTTCAACGTCAGCAGGGGAGAATACTTCCTAGCCGAGGAAGTTAAAGCCCTGACAATAATACCCGAAGAAGAAGAGGAACAATTAAAGACGCTTGTAACAGGTATAAAAGGGTTCATCCAAGAATTATCATTTGACGAAGACCAAGAAAGGAGAATACTACTCTGCATACTACTACATGACTCATTAACTAGAAACCCTCAATGGATGGGAGAAGAAGAAATAGAAGAAAAACTAATCTGCCCATGTGAAATTAAATTCTGCGAAAATTCACCAGAATGCTTCAGCGACCTGTCAAGAGTACTAGATGCAATGGTGGAAATGGAACTATTAGAAAAAAGAGATAATAAAGGCGCAACCGAATATAGGAAAAAGATTATCCACTAA
- a CDS encoding TIGR00304 family membrane protein — MNTNSLIIVGIILIILGIFIIFAASIMSIFTKTKEGAEVKTGGVIMLGPIPIIFGSDRGMAIIGFLMAIILMIVAYILFYRSIL; from the coding sequence TTGAACACCAACTCACTGATAATAGTTGGGATAATCCTCATAATCCTAGGTATTTTCATTATATTCGCTGCTAGTATCATGAGCATATTTACCAAGACAAAGGAAGGTGCAGAGGTTAAAACAGGCGGGGTTATAATGCTAGGACCCATCCCCATAATCTTTGGAAGTGACCGGGGGATGGCCATCATAGGATTCCTAATGGCCATAATACTAATGATAGTGGCTTACATATTATTTTATAGGAGTATACTGTAA
- the cobM gene encoding precorrin-4 C(11)-methyltransferase, with translation MKGKVFFIGGGPGDPELLTLKAVKIIKDSDIIIYAGSLVNKKILDFASDSAEIYDSSSMTLDEIIDVMVDGADSGKIVARIHTGDPSIYGAIMEQMRELKKRNIPFDIIPGVSSLFAAAAALKRELTVPGVSQTVIITRPSGRTPVPPGEDLGDLASHNSTMCIFLGVHKIGEVVKSLKEHYNDDTPVAVVKRASWDDEEIIKGRLSDIEDKVKESNIKKTAIIIVGDVLEPGDFESSKLYDASFSHGYRRARLL, from the coding sequence ATGAAAGGGAAAGTGTTTTTTATTGGTGGAGGGCCTGGAGACCCGGAACTTTTAACTTTAAAGGCCGTTAAGATAATCAAAGATTCTGATATTATAATATATGCAGGTTCCCTTGTGAATAAGAAGATTCTAGATTTTGCATCTGATTCTGCCGAGATCTATGATAGTTCATCCATGACATTAGATGAGATAATAGATGTTATGGTGGATGGTGCCGATTCTGGGAAGATTGTTGCCAGGATACATACAGGTGATCCGTCTATTTATGGGGCTATAATGGAGCAGATGAGGGAGCTTAAAAAGAGAAACATCCCCTTTGATATCATACCCGGGGTGAGTTCGCTTTTCGCCGCCGCAGCCGCCCTTAAGAGGGAGTTAACTGTACCAGGGGTTTCACAGACTGTTATAATCACTAGGCCTTCTGGGAGGACGCCAGTACCCCCTGGAGAGGATCTGGGCGATCTTGCAAGTCATAATTCCACCATGTGCATATTCCTCGGAGTCCACAAAATTGGAGAAGTTGTTAAAAGTTTAAAGGAACATTATAATGATGATACACCAGTAGCCGTGGTTAAGAGGGCTTCGTGGGATGATGAGGAGATAATAAAGGGCAGACTCTCTGATATAGAAGATAAAGTGAAGGAGAGTAATATTAAGAAGACCGCCATCATCATAGTGGGTGATGTTCTCGAACCTGGAGATTTTGAAAGTTCGAAGTTATATGATGCCAGTTTTAGTCATGGATATCGTAGGGCTAGATTATTATAA
- a CDS encoding CopG family ribbon-helix-helix protein has protein sequence MTVISISINEKLLEEIDALKDEMGFSSRSDIIRTASRMLIDDTRKQMDIKGEVNGVIFLIHKREVEDKVNDIKHDYESIINTQIHSHLKNKNCLEIFILEGEAEKIKELTSRFRNCGKMEHLELIII, from the coding sequence ATGACCGTGATCAGCATCTCAATAAACGAAAAACTCCTAGAGGAAATAGACGCTTTGAAGGATGAGATGGGGTTTTCAAGCCGCTCAGACATTATAAGAACAGCCTCCAGAATGTTAATAGATGATACAAGGAAACAAATGGATATAAAAGGTGAAGTTAATGGTGTGATTTTCCTAATACACAAAAGAGAGGTTGAAGATAAGGTTAACGATATCAAACATGACTATGAGAGCATCATAAATACGCAGATTCATAGTCACCTGAAAAATAAGAATTGCCTTGAAATTTTCATCCTAGAAGGCGAAGCCGAGAAAATAAAAGAACTCACTTCTAGATTTCGAAACTGTGGGAAGATGGAACACCTTGAACTTATAATAATCTAG
- a CDS encoding metal ABC transporter solute-binding protein, Zn/Mn family: MKKTRIFILTLIAIIICTLLYTTSKMGETSPEEKIIVATSIMPQKEFIEAVGGDKVKVIVMVPPGANPHTYEPQPSQLRELSKARIYFQIGSGIEFEKTWMERLKEQNPNIKIINCSKGIKLMKEDPHIWTSPRNAIIIVENIYKALIEEDPNHKEYYTENKDKYVTRLKKLDEQFNQTLTGKQNKKILVYHPAWTYLCRDYKLEQITIEREGKEPSPQTLAKIIQEAKKDNIRIIIVSPQSNKQSAQAIADEIGAKIVTIDPLAENYIENMEKMLQTLKSI; encoded by the coding sequence ATGAAAAAAACCAGAATATTCATCCTAACCCTAATCGCCATCATAATATGCACACTATTATATACAACAAGTAAAATGGGAGAAACAAGCCCAGAAGAAAAAATAATAGTAGCAACATCAATAATGCCCCAAAAAGAATTCATAGAAGCAGTAGGTGGAGACAAAGTAAAAGTCATAGTAATGGTACCCCCAGGAGCAAACCCACACACCTACGAACCCCAACCAAGCCAACTAAGAGAACTATCAAAAGCAAGAATCTACTTCCAAATAGGCTCAGGAATAGAATTCGAAAAAACATGGATGGAAAGACTAAAAGAACAAAACCCAAACATAAAAATAATAAACTGCTCAAAGGGTATAAAACTCATGAAAGAAGACCCACACATATGGACATCACCACGAAACGCTATCATAATAGTTGAAAACATCTACAAGGCCCTCATAGAAGAAGACCCGAACCACAAAGAATACTACACTGAGAACAAGGACAAATACGTTACAAGGCTCAAAAAATTAGATGAACAATTCAACCAAACCCTCACAGGAAAACAAAACAAAAAAATATTAGTATACCATCCCGCCTGGACCTACCTCTGCAGAGACTACAAACTAGAACAGATCACAATAGAAAGAGAAGGCAAAGAACCATCACCCCAGACCCTCGCAAAAATCATCCAAGAAGCCAAAAAAGACAATATAAGGATTATAATAGTATCACCACAATCCAACAAACAAAGCGCCCAAGCCATAGCAGATGAAATAGGTGCAAAGATAGTCACCATAGACCCACTCGCAGAAAACTACATAGAAAACATGGAAAAAATGCTACAAACACTCAAAAGTATCTGA
- a CDS encoding metal ABC transporter ATP-binding protein, whose product MDKAVKIRKLYYKVDNKTILEDINFEIHKNEFLAIIGPNGGGKTTLLKLIVGLLRPTSGNIKVFGLKPEQAREKIGYLPQRRHFDTDFPINVFETVLMGCYHAPLQGYTQEDRERVEKWLERLDIINLKDERLDNLSGGQLQRVFLARALVREGELLLLDEPTSSVDPLFQERFYELLDELKKEMTIVMVSHDIGTVAAHVDRIACLNQRLFAHGPPKEALESIEDVYKCPIELIAHGIPHRVLREH is encoded by the coding sequence ATGGATAAAGCGGTTAAAATTAGAAAACTCTACTACAAAGTCGATAACAAGACAATATTAGAGGATATAAACTTTGAAATTCACAAGAACGAATTCCTAGCCATCATAGGCCCAAACGGTGGCGGTAAGACAACCCTACTCAAGCTAATAGTAGGTCTCCTAAGACCAACCAGTGGAAACATCAAAGTATTCGGCCTTAAACCCGAACAAGCAAGGGAAAAAATAGGCTATCTCCCACAAAGACGCCACTTTGACACAGATTTCCCAATAAATGTCTTTGAAACAGTGCTTATGGGATGCTACCACGCCCCGCTCCAAGGTTACACCCAAGAAGACAGGGAAAGGGTGGAAAAATGGCTTGAAAGGTTGGATATCATCAACTTAAAGGATGAAAGATTGGATAATCTTTCAGGGGGCCAATTACAGAGGGTATTCCTTGCAAGGGCCCTTGTGAGGGAGGGTGAACTTCTATTATTAGATGAGCCGACAAGTAGTGTAGACCCCCTATTCCAGGAAAGATTCTACGAATTACTAGATGAACTTAAAAAGGAAATGACTATTGTAATGGTATCCCATGATATAGGGACAGTCGCAGCCCATGTTGACAGGATCGCATGCTTAAACCAGAGATTATTCGCTCACGGACCCCCAAAGGAAGCATTGGAATCTATTGAGGATGTTTATAAGTGTCCAATAGAACTGATAGCCCATGGGATACCCCACAGGGTTCTAAGGGAACATTAA
- a CDS encoding metal ABC transporter permease, with protein MLGLEYQFMQNAIIAAILVSIACGVVGTYIVIKRIVSLSGGISHAAFGGVGLGYFLGINPVVTAIPFSIIAAFLMGFTTRKVKISEDTAIGILWSVGMSLGVIFISLTPGYASDIFSYLFGNILTVTRADLWMMLILDLVIISSVLLFNREFTAISFDEEFSQVIGVPVNLFYLLLLTLVALSVVILIKVVGIILVIALLTIPAVTARQFTFKILRMMVLSSIIGIIFTLTGLWISYILDVSSGATIVIILAIFFIAAYIGKRLTLDFSF; from the coding sequence ATGCTAGGTCTTGAATATCAGTTCATGCAAAACGCGATCATAGCAGCAATACTCGTTAGCATAGCCTGTGGAGTAGTCGGCACCTATATCGTAATTAAAAGGATAGTATCCCTAAGTGGGGGTATATCACATGCAGCATTTGGGGGGGTTGGCCTCGGTTATTTCCTTGGCATCAATCCAGTGGTTACAGCGATACCATTTAGTATCATAGCAGCTTTCCTCATGGGATTCACCACGAGAAAGGTTAAGATTAGTGAGGATACTGCTATTGGGATACTATGGTCAGTTGGAATGTCCCTGGGTGTAATATTCATAAGTTTGACTCCTGGTTATGCCAGTGACATCTTCAGTTATCTTTTTGGTAACATACTAACGGTTACTAGAGCAGATCTTTGGATGATGCTAATATTAGACCTGGTTATAATATCAAGTGTACTTTTATTTAATAGGGAATTCACCGCCATATCCTTTGATGAAGAATTTTCACAGGTTATAGGAGTTCCTGTGAACCTTTTTTATCTATTGCTTTTAACACTTGTAGCTTTAAGTGTCGTGATCCTTATAAAGGTGGTTGGTATAATCCTCGTGATAGCACTTCTCACCATCCCAGCTGTAACCGCAAGACAATTCACCTTCAAAATCCTCCGGATGATGGTCTTATCATCAATAATCGGGATAATATTCACACTAACAGGTTTATGGATTTCATACATCCTTGATGTATCCTCTGGGGCCACGATAGTAATAATACTAGCAATATTCTTTATCGCCGCCTATATTGGGAAAAGGCTAACACTTGATTTTTCATTTTAG
- the rpiA gene encoding ribose 5-phosphate isomerase A, whose amino-acid sequence MNLKKMVAYKVAEEIRDGQVVGLGTGSTARYFIERVGMRIEKEELDILGVPTSYQSLFLARDWEIPITSIMEHDVDVAVDGADEVDKNLNLLKGGGAAHTQEKIIDYSASEFIVIVDDSKLTDKLKRPVPVEVIPASSRLVCEELNSMGAEVKIRMSDAKDGPLITDNGNFVIDADFGPIDDPPGLEYEINNIPGVLENGIFSRGVDRVIVGTRDGIIEL is encoded by the coding sequence ATGAATTTGAAAAAAATGGTCGCATATAAAGTCGCCGAGGAGATAAGAGACGGGCAAGTGGTTGGTCTCGGCACGGGCTCCACAGCACGATACTTCATAGAAAGGGTGGGTATGCGCATAGAAAAAGAGGAACTAGATATACTAGGAGTACCCACCTCCTATCAATCATTATTCCTTGCAAGGGATTGGGAGATCCCCATCACCAGTATAATGGAGCATGATGTTGATGTGGCCGTTGACGGGGCTGATGAAGTTGACAAGAACCTTAACCTTCTTAAGGGTGGTGGGGCGGCCCATACACAAGAAAAGATCATAGATTATTCAGCAAGTGAATTTATTGTTATAGTGGATGATTCTAAACTCACAGATAAACTAAAAAGGCCAGTACCAGTAGAGGTTATACCGGCATCTTCTCGTCTCGTATGTGAAGAACTAAATTCTATGGGGGCTGAAGTCAAGATCAGAATGTCCGATGCAAAAGATGGGCCGCTGATCACTGATAATGGAAATTTCGTTATCGACGCAGATTTCGGGCCTATTGACGATCCACCAGGACTAGAATATGAGATAAACAATATCCCAGGGGTCCTAGAGAACGGCATATTCTCGAGGGGCGTTGACAGAGTGATAGTAGGTACAAGGGATGGGATAATAGAACTCTAA
- a CDS encoding UPF0179 family protein, with protein MITLIGEKLAKKGLTFIYHGPAKACEDCRYKSVCIDPLETGRIYKIKEVKETEHTCPIHENGKVKVVEVEKANIEALIDAKMAFEGSVILFEAPECDEECNMRSLCFPEGLKSSNKCKIKKNLGRFDKCKKGYKLNKVLLEIISR; from the coding sequence TTGATAACATTAATAGGAGAAAAGCTTGCAAAGAAAGGTTTAACCTTCATATACCATGGGCCGGCAAAGGCTTGTGAAGATTGCAGATATAAATCAGTGTGTATCGACCCCCTCGAGACCGGCAGAATCTACAAGATAAAAGAGGTGAAGGAAACGGAACATACATGTCCAATACATGAAAATGGAAAAGTCAAAGTTGTTGAGGTTGAAAAGGCTAACATAGAAGCATTAATAGATGCTAAAATGGCATTTGAAGGGTCTGTAATATTATTTGAAGCCCCTGAATGTGATGAAGAATGTAATATGAGGAGTTTATGCTTCCCAGAAGGTTTAAAATCCTCAAATAAGTGTAAAATCAAAAAGAACCTTGGCAGGTTCGATAAATGCAAAAAAGGCTACAAGCTGAACAAGGTCCTCCTTGAAATCATTTCCAGATAA
- a CDS encoding NAD(P)-dependent glycerol-1-phosphate dehydrogenase, with protein MNPRKIELPMEIHTGPGVIKNTGIICKDLRFKGKVMVVTGYKTFNIAAKDVIGSLEAEGFETEYVKVKEASMESVMMVKENLEDMSLVLGVGGGKVIDVAKMAATLAGLSFISVPTAASHDGIASPRASIRDGERGSVSMKATSPIGVIADTDIIIKAPFRLLASGCADIVSNYTAILDWKLAHRLLNERYSESAAALSLMTAKMIIKSADAIKEGLERSARLVVKSLISSGIAISIAGTSRPASGSEHKFSHALDRIAPKPALHGEQCGVGTIMMMHLHGGDWRFIKDALKKMHAPTTAYELGIEPEYIIEALTKAHTIRKERYTILGDRGLTREAAEKLAKKTEVI; from the coding sequence ATGAATCCAAGGAAGATAGAATTGCCAATGGAGATACACACTGGTCCGGGTGTGATAAAAAATACAGGGATTATATGTAAAGATCTCAGATTCAAGGGTAAGGTTATGGTTGTCACAGGGTATAAGACTTTTAATATAGCTGCCAAGGATGTTATAGGCAGCCTTGAAGCCGAGGGTTTCGAAACTGAATATGTGAAGGTTAAGGAAGCTTCAATGGAATCCGTTATGATGGTCAAGGAAAACCTTGAGGACATGTCACTAGTATTGGGCGTAGGTGGTGGTAAAGTTATAGATGTTGCTAAGATGGCAGCAACCCTCGCAGGTTTGTCCTTTATAAGTGTACCTACTGCAGCCTCTCATGATGGTATAGCCTCTCCTAGGGCGTCGATTCGTGATGGTGAAAGAGGATCGGTTTCCATGAAGGCAACATCACCTATCGGCGTCATAGCAGATACGGATATAATAATCAAAGCCCCCTTTAGACTCCTTGCCTCGGGTTGTGCTGATATAGTATCTAATTATACGGCCATACTAGATTGGAAATTGGCCCACAGACTCCTTAATGAACGTTATAGTGAATCTGCGGCGGCACTTTCACTCATGACGGCTAAGATGATTATCAAATCTGCTGATGCGATAAAGGAGGGTCTTGAGAGGAGCGCGCGCCTGGTTGTCAAGTCTCTTATAAGCAGTGGTATAGCTATAAGTATAGCGGGTACCAGCAGACCCGCAAGCGGCTCCGAGCACAAATTCAGCCATGCACTTGACAGGATAGCCCCTAAACCAGCACTTCATGGTGAACAATGTGGAGTTGGCACAATAATGATGATGCACCTCCACGGGGGGGATTGGAGATTCATAAAAGATGCTCTGAAAAAAATGCACGCACCCACAACAGCCTATGAGCTCGGCATAGAACCAGAGTATATAATAGAGGCCCTTACAAAAGCTCATACTATCCGCAAGGAGAGATATACTATCCTAGGGGATAGGGGACTTACAAGGGAGGCTGCCGAGAAACTCGCGAAAAAAACGGAAGTGATATAG
- the proS gene encoding proline--tRNA ligase, protein MTDFSEWFHNILEEAEIIDSRYPIKGMNVWLPYGFQLRKHTLEILRNILDRDHQETLFPLLIPEDQLEKESIHVKGFEDEVYWITHGGLTKLNKKLALRPTSETAMYPMFSLWIRSHTDLPLRIYQIVNTFRYETKHTRPLIRVREITTFKEAHTVHETMEEAEEQVQEAIRLYKEFFNTIAIPYIITKRPPWDKFPGSDYTIAFDTLLPDGKTLQIATVHNLGQTFSKTFNIKFETPTGEHEYAYQTCYGLSDRIIASIIAVHGDESGLRLPPEVAPYQIIIVPIIFKEETEEIMKACEKIRDKLKDAGFRVKLDDRDIRAGRKYYEWEMKGAPLRIEIGPRDLKRNVVVVARRDTKEKIEIKTEDLEEETDKILHDITRTLREEAWKKMQDNIRTATNLEEAKKIIKEKKGIISFPWCGDEECGKSIEEKIKVDILGITEAEKKSSCINCGKEAEHKAFLAKTY, encoded by the coding sequence ATGACAGATTTCAGTGAATGGTTCCATAATATCCTAGAGGAGGCAGAAATAATCGATTCAAGATATCCCATCAAGGGCATGAATGTATGGTTACCCTACGGTTTCCAGTTACGGAAACACACCCTAGAAATTCTCCGAAACATCCTAGACCGGGACCATCAGGAAACCCTATTCCCACTCCTAATACCCGAGGACCAGCTTGAAAAGGAATCAATACACGTGAAAGGTTTCGAGGATGAAGTCTACTGGATAACCCACGGGGGACTCACAAAGTTAAACAAAAAACTAGCACTCAGACCCACTAGTGAAACAGCAATGTACCCCATGTTCTCATTATGGATAAGATCCCACACAGACCTCCCCCTGCGGATTTACCAGATAGTTAACACTTTCAGGTATGAGACAAAACATACAAGGCCACTTATACGTGTAAGGGAGATCACAACATTCAAAGAAGCCCATACAGTACATGAAACAATGGAAGAAGCCGAAGAACAAGTCCAAGAGGCTATCAGACTCTACAAGGAGTTCTTCAACACCATAGCCATACCCTATATTATAACAAAGAGACCACCCTGGGACAAATTCCCAGGATCTGACTATACAATAGCATTTGACACACTACTACCAGATGGTAAAACATTACAAATCGCAACCGTCCACAACCTTGGACAAACATTCTCCAAAACCTTCAATATAAAATTTGAAACACCCACAGGTGAACATGAATACGCATACCAAACCTGTTACGGATTATCTGACAGGATAATAGCATCCATAATAGCCGTCCACGGAGACGAATCAGGCCTGCGCCTACCACCAGAAGTCGCACCATACCAGATAATCATAGTACCAATAATCTTCAAAGAAGAAACGGAAGAAATTATGAAAGCTTGTGAAAAAATCAGGGACAAGTTAAAGGATGCTGGTTTCCGAGTGAAACTAGATGACCGGGATATAAGGGCCGGGAGAAAATATTACGAATGGGAGATGAAAGGAGCGCCACTCCGCATAGAAATCGGCCCAAGAGACCTTAAAAGGAATGTTGTGGTGGTTGCAAGAAGGGATACCAAAGAAAAAATTGAAATAAAAACAGAAGACCTAGAAGAAGAAACAGATAAAATACTTCACGATATTACTAGGACGCTAAGAGAAGAAGCATGGAAAAAAATGCAAGATAATATAAGAACAGCCACCAACCTCGAAGAAGCGAAAAAAATAATAAAGGAAAAGAAGGGTATAATCTCATTCCCATGGTGCGGAGATGAAGAATGCGGGAAAAGCATAGAAGAAAAAATAAAAGTAGACATCCTCGGGATAACCGAAGCTGAGAAAAAAAGTTCCTGTATAAATTGTGGAAAAGAAGCCGAACATAAAGCTTTCCTAGCTAAAACATACTAA
- a CDS encoding ARPP-1 family domain-containing protein, producing MNLRVLILISLIIIFAGGLGSLCYLHHGGITLKEAYDKGNVNITQITSAGTIPHQVLISTNSEEPVRVEKGTILTNPESEDLVIARDEIIPPRSNSTIPAYCIEPEQSAIKGSQLNVSDKAPEMIQEVIESSNPENPSEAFNTQLKIWLLARGSNFDIYRGEVYYTVKANNMYFYQFKENLSFTKAELMAKFNLTEEQLNSININSTILSSGKNWLDEIMEFLRLK from the coding sequence ATGAACTTGAGGGTCCTGATCCTAATAAGCCTCATAATAATCTTCGCAGGAGGCCTAGGATCCCTCTGCTACCTCCACCATGGTGGTATAACCCTCAAAGAAGCATATGATAAAGGAAATGTTAATATAACCCAGATAACCTCTGCTGGTACAATCCCCCACCAAGTACTTATCTCCACCAACAGTGAAGAACCAGTAAGAGTGGAAAAGGGGACCATCCTAACCAACCCAGAATCAGAAGATCTTGTAATCGCAAGAGACGAGATAATACCTCCAAGGAGTAACAGTACAATACCAGCCTATTGTATCGAACCAGAACAAAGCGCCATTAAAGGAAGCCAACTAAACGTGTCAGATAAAGCCCCGGAGATGATACAGGAGGTCATAGAATCATCAAACCCGGAAAACCCCTCAGAAGCATTTAACACACAATTAAAAATATGGTTACTGGCAAGAGGATCCAACTTTGACATATACCGTGGAGAAGTCTACTATACAGTAAAAGCAAACAACATGTATTTCTACCAATTCAAGGAAAACCTTTCATTTACAAAGGCAGAGCTCATGGCAAAATTCAACCTAACCGAAGAACAATTAAATTCCATAAACATAAACAGCACAATCCTTTCAAGTGGCAAAAACTGGCTAGACGAAATCATGGAATTCCTCAGACTAAAATAA
- the cofC gene encoding 2-phospho-L-lactate guanylyltransferase, protein MKIYGIIPVSAFAHAKTRLSPTLSPSERENLLKVMLKDVTKSLKKNVDELIVISADREVLHFANELGVQTLKEKGQTDLNGALEQAVKWCESKCDKIIIVPSDVPLIGKTNLESLIQDARKYDMIIAPAKGGGTNALLFPPGTIKLRFGDCSFFKHIKEAKRLNLSIKIYDSFYLSLDVNTAEDLGEIILHGKNTYTKSYLEDLKLKVKPSRGAERLQIEKEG, encoded by the coding sequence ATGAAAATTTATGGAATCATCCCAGTCTCAGCATTCGCACATGCAAAGACAAGACTCTCACCAACTCTCTCACCATCAGAAAGAGAGAACCTCCTAAAGGTCATGTTAAAAGACGTTACAAAAAGCCTGAAAAAAAATGTGGATGAATTAATTGTCATAAGCGCCGACAGGGAAGTTCTCCACTTCGCCAACGAATTAGGAGTCCAAACACTTAAAGAAAAGGGCCAAACAGACCTCAACGGGGCCCTGGAACAGGCAGTCAAATGGTGCGAATCCAAATGTGATAAAATCATAATAGTACCCTCAGATGTGCCGCTCATCGGCAAAACCAACCTAGAAAGCCTAATCCAAGACGCGAGAAAATATGATATGATAATAGCCCCTGCCAAGGGTGGTGGGACAAACGCCCTCTTATTCCCCCCCGGGACTATAAAATTGCGCTTCGGGGACTGCAGCTTCTTCAAACATATAAAAGAGGCTAAAAGGCTGAACCTTTCCATCAAAATCTATGATTCATTCTACCTATCATTAGATGTTAACACAGCCGAAGACCTCGGGGAGATAATACTCCATGGAAAAAACACCTACACAAAATCTTACCTAGAAGATCTTAAACTAAAAGTAAAACCATCCCGGGGCGCTGAAAGACTCCAAATAGAAAAAGAAGGGTAA
- the thiD gene encoding bifunctional hydroxymethylpyrimidine kinase/phosphomethylpyrimidine kinase, giving the protein MIALTIAGFDPSAGAGILNDVKTFSALKVYGTAAITALTAQNPNRVAGIHPLPPSFIEEQIDLIMEYLPIEYAKTGMLYSEDIIKTVTRKIREYKLKTVADPVMIAESGSPLAMKGMIKAFKKHLLKESILVTPNLQEAEALSNMSIKTIKDAEKAARKIGRKCNVIITGGHLEGKNIFFDGKIKIFEEKLIKSRNTHGSGCSFSAAIVAHLTRGYSLEESIKMATRFVKEAIRHGNWGTLNQFWRL; this is encoded by the coding sequence ATGATCGCATTAACAATCGCCGGATTCGACCCATCCGCCGGCGCTGGCATCCTAAACGACGTTAAAACATTCTCAGCCCTCAAAGTTTATGGGACGGCTGCCATAACAGCCCTAACAGCCCAAAATCCTAATAGAGTCGCTGGCATACACCCCCTACCTCCAAGTTTCATAGAAGAACAAATAGACCTAATCATGGAATACCTACCCATAGAATATGCAAAAACAGGAATGCTATACTCAGAGGACATAATAAAAACAGTCACCCGGAAGATACGAGAATACAAGCTTAAAACAGTCGCTGACCCTGTGATGATAGCAGAGTCAGGCTCGCCACTAGCAATGAAAGGGATGATAAAAGCCTTTAAAAAACACCTACTCAAAGAATCTATACTAGTAACACCCAACCTACAAGAAGCCGAAGCACTATCCAATATGAGTATAAAAACAATCAAAGACGCCGAAAAAGCCGCTAGGAAAATAGGCAGAAAATGCAATGTAATAATCACAGGAGGCCACCTAGAGGGTAAAAACATATTCTTCGATGGTAAAATCAAAATCTTCGAAGAAAAGTTAATAAAAAGCAGGAACACCCATGGAAGCGGGTGCTCGTTTTCAGCGGCTATAGTCGCCCACCTAACAAGAGGCTATAGCCTAGAAGAGAGTATAAAAATGGCTACAAGGTTCGTGAAGGAAGCCATACGCCATGGCAACTGGGGGACCCTCAACCAATTCTGGAGATTATAA